The Chiloscyllium plagiosum isolate BGI_BamShark_2017 unplaced genomic scaffold, ASM401019v2 scaf_15532, whole genome shotgun sequence nucleotide sequence TTCACTTTCAAAGTTTTTCTAAGCTTTTGGGATTGGTGAGTATCTCCCTCGCGAGGCGCCAGGTTtgttttgctgcattttccaaagcGGTATGTGGTTTGCCCTGAAATAAATCTAGATTGGGTAAGAAATAATGTGGACATCTGCGACACTGAAGGCAGGAGATGAGCTGCAGTAAGATCCCGTTTAGGCGATCTCCCAAACATGACTCGTCCCAGTCGGATTCCCTGGGATGTTTCTCACATTCATAGGAAACCAGAGTTTTCATATGGTAGTTATTGAGAGGCTGTCCAGGCAGTTCAAGGTGCCGGTCGCGTAAAGTTTTGAGAACGGATAGGCATTTCTTCCGACAGCCCCCGAGCAGAAGCCTGTTCTCGGCCTCGGCAAACTGTAAAACCCAAGCATCGCTCTCTGCTGAGCTCTGTTTGCCGGAAAGGGAATAACACTCTTTGGAGAGCAGGTTGAATCCCTCGGCCTTGACCTCCGCCACCCGGTTCGGTCCAGGCCAGGGGATATGAGGCAATGGCCAGTGTGCCGCGCTCCTCGGCCAAATCCCAGTACACTTGAAAGCGGGAGTGATCTGCACGATGTATCGGTCCCTGATCCGGAGTTTCACCTCACTGGTATCAGCCACCATCTTCACCACGTCTCGGTAACTACATTTGTCCACAGCCTGAGCCACCAGTGTTTGAAACCTGGAGCGGATCTTACGCGCTGAGAGATATCCCGAAGCCGTAATGAATTCCACCCACAGAGACATACTCCTCTTGCGACCGTCGCTTAGCTTTAGCACGGCGCAGCCAGGTAAGGAGCCGTCGTCCACGAAGTTGAATACTCCCATCTGGTTTAGGTAGAGGACCACCTCGAACTCGGTAGGTGAAATTACCTCCAACCCTTCGAAGCGGCTGTCGATCTCGTTGAGAGAGCTGATAAACCGGGGCTCCTGCACTTCCACTTCCTTGAGTACGTCTGACACCACTTTGCATACTTCTCTGATGGTCTTGGCTATAGCGGCCTTCCGAGCTTGACATTT carries:
- the LOC122547202 gene encoding putative nucleotidyltransferase MAB21L1, whose translation is MIAAQAKLVYHLNKYYNEKCQARKAAIAKTIREVCKVVSDVLKEVEVQEPRFISSLNEIDSRFEGLEVISPTEFEVVLYLNQMGVFNFVDDGSLPGCAVLKLSDGRKRSMSLWVEFITASGYLSARKIRSRFQTLVAQAVDKCSYRDVVKMVADTSEVKLRIRDRYIVQITPAFKCTGIWPRSAAHWPLPHIPWPGPNRVAEVKAEGFNLLSKECYSLSGKQSSAESDAWVLQFAEAENRLLLGGCRKKCLSVLKTLRDRHLELPGQPLNNYHMKTLVSYECEKHPRESDWDESCLGDRLNGILLQLISCLQCRRCPHYFLPNLDLFQGKPHTALENAAKQTWRLAREILTNPKSLEKL